A section of the Oreochromis aureus strain Israel breed Guangdong linkage group 22, ZZ_aureus, whole genome shotgun sequence genome encodes:
- the LOC116316658 gene encoding protein MTSS 1, giving the protein METVMERECSALGGLFQTVIGDMKGSYPVWDDFISKASKLQSQLRTTVVAVAAFLDAFQKVADLATNSRGGTRDIGSALTRMCMRHRSIEAKLRQFSMVFLDCLINPLQEQMEEWKRVANTLDKDHAKEYKKARQEIKKRSSDTLKLQKKAKKADVFGRGDLQPQLDSAMQDVSDKYLLLEETEKQAVRRALVEERSRFCCFVSMLRPVVEEEMSMLGEITHLQTLTDDLKMLTMDPHKLPASSEQVIVDLKGSECTWSYQTPPSSPSTTVSRKSSMCSSLNSVNSSDSRSSGSHCHSPTSHFRYRASSSSSSSVLPQQTPARLSSISSHDSGFISQDAYQSKSPSPMPPETLQLTNGFDHHGAQDTHLHPSYFSYSSPTTTTTTSPISSPSCSSVSPTWPWSRSGCGQSGEFPPLSPSGLGVIPSSRVPSWKDWAKPGPYDQPMVNTLKRSKDRRETTDPSSHQGADVTTPGEEPNRGKGNNTSTSPKVDRETHEELARALARGLQLDIHGSSRDSLQGSSGYSSQTNTPCCSEDTIPSQVSDCDYYTVGADQEVEQQSSDFDKSSTIPRNSDISQSYRRMFQSKRPASTAGLPSNPSAVITPGVATIRRTPSSKPNLRRPSGGLNLGPIPIKPPMIPVKTPTVPEHPGFPSKAASEDGNTPRTPLSPATTPLSPGSNGSLSPKSVPWETQHLGKGSDPPTPPPQPSGRSSEWERRPLPELLEETEYAEVEDFLVAIRRGVKLKKTTTNDRSAPMIH; this is encoded by the exons GGGGGACCCGGGACATCGGTTCAGCCCTCACCAGGATGTGCATGAGGCATCGCAGCATCGAGGCCAAACTACGCCAGTTCTCCAT GGTGTTCCTGGACTGTCTGATCAACCCTCTACAGGAGCAGATGGAGGAGTGGAAAAGAGTCGCCAACACTCTGGATAAAGACCATGCCAAAG AGTACAAGAAAGCCCGTCAGGAGATCAAGAAGAGATCATCAGACACTCTAAAGCTGCAGAAGAAAGCTAAGAAAG CTGATGTCTTCG GCCGTGGAGACCTGCAGCCCCAGCTGGACAGCGCCATGCAGGACGTCAGCGATAAGTACCTGCTGCTGGAGGAGACGGAGAAGCAGGCAGTGAGGAGGGCGCTGGTGGAGGAGAGGAGTCGCTTTTGCTGCTTCGTGTCCATGCTGCGGCCTGTCGTG gAGGAGGAGATGTCCATGCTGGGGGAGATTACACACCTCCAGACGCTGACAGATGACCTGAAGATGCTAACCATGGACCCACACAAGCTGCCCGCCTCCAGCGAGCAG gtAATCGTAGACCTGAAGGGCTCCGAGTGCACCTGGTCCTACCAAACTCCTCCCTCGTCACCAAGCACCACCGTATCCAGGAAGTCCAGCATGTGCAG CAGCCTGAACAGCGTGAACAGCAGCGACTCGCGCTCCAGCGGCTCACACTGTCACTCCCCGACCTCCCACTTCCGTTATcgcgcctcctcctcctcctcctcctcggtgCTGCCCCAGCAGACACCTGCCCGCCTCTCTTCAATCTCCTCACACGACTCTGGCTTCATCTCTCAGGATGCCTACCAGTCCAAATCCCCTTCACCGATGCCCCCAGAGACCCTGCAG TTGACAAATGGTTTTGACCATCACGGAGCCCAGGACACCCACCTCCACCCTTCATACTTCTCCTACTCCTCTCccaccaccactaccaccaCCTCTCCCATCTCCTCGCCCTCCTGTTCGTCCGTTTCACCCACGTGGCCGTGGTCTCGCTCAGGCTGCGGCCAATCAGGAGAGTTCCCGCCTCTCAGCCCCTCGGGGCTTGGAGTGATCCCATCATCCAGAGTCCCATCCTGGAAG GACTGGGCCAAACCAGGCCCGTACGATCAGCCCATGGTTAATACCCTGAAGAGGAGCAAGGACAGGAGAGAGACTACAGATCCCAGCAGCCACCAGGGTGCTGATGTCACCACACCAGGAGAGGAGCCAAACAGGGGCAAAGGAAACAACACTTCAACATCCCCCAAG gtGGACAGGGAGACCCATGAGGAGCTGGCCAGAGCTCTGGCCCGTGGCCTCCAGCTGGACATCCACGGCTCCAGCAGAGATTCCCTGCAGGGCTCCAGCGGCTACAGCAGCCAGACCAACACACCCTGCTGCTCAGAGGACACCATCCCCTCACAGG TATCGGACTGTGACTACTACACTGTGGGAGCAGATCAGGAAGTGGAGCAGCAGTCCTCAGACTTTgacaaatcctccaccatcccGAGGAACAGCGACATCAGCCAGTCTTACCGCCGCATGTTTCAGTCCAAACGCCCTGCTTCCACTGCTGGCCTGCCTTCCAACCCCTCTGCTGTAATCACCCCGGGGGTTGCTACTATCAGACGGACACCGTCCTCCAAACCCAACTTGCGACGACCATCCGGGGGCCTCAACCTGGGCCCCATCCCCATCAAGCCCCCCATGATCCCAGTTAAGACTCCCACTGTGCCTGAACACCCTGGATTCCCCAGTAAAGCAGCGTCAGAAGACGGCAACACACCGCGGACCCCACTAAGCCCAGCCACCACCCCTCTGTCACCAGGCAGCAACGGGTCATTGTCACCAAAGTCTGTCCCTTGGGAGACCCAGCACTTGGGCAAGGGATCGGATCCTCCAACCCCACCTCCACAGCCCAGCGGTCGGTCATCAGAGTGGGAGCGTCGACCCCTCCCAGAGCTCTTGGAGGAGACAGAATACGCTGAGGTGGAGGACTTTCTGGTGGCCATCCGACGAGGCGTCAAGCTCAAGAAGACGACAACCAACGACCGATCAGCACCAATGATTCACTGA